One Streptomyces sp. NBC_00102 DNA segment encodes these proteins:
- a CDS encoding FadR/GntR family transcriptional regulator has translation MSTLAHTMMTTARSADSGLAGPGDLDRYPYAEPAGDRAPLRSWGGSESELGRTGRRGSASRGRGLHGQLVQQLGQMIVSGDLGADRPLVPEEIGQRFEVSRTVVRESLRVLEAKGLVSARPNVGTRVRPVSDWNLLDPDIIEWRAFGPQRDDQRRELAELRLTIEPLAARLAAGHGREDVQQRLGDMVEIMGHALAQGDGVTFSRADAEFHALLIQAAGNRMLDHLSGIVSAALHVSGSPVTGCDRPSEASVGQHARIADALAAADEAGAESAMRQLLVVVHPEVERVVPAPREH, from the coding sequence CCGCTCCGCCGATTCCGGCCTCGCCGGCCCGGGCGATCTCGACCGTTACCCCTACGCGGAGCCGGCCGGTGACCGCGCACCGCTGCGTTCCTGGGGTGGCTCCGAATCCGAGCTGGGGCGCACCGGTCGGCGGGGGTCGGCCAGCCGCGGCCGTGGCCTGCACGGCCAACTCGTCCAGCAGCTCGGTCAGATGATCGTCTCGGGCGACCTCGGCGCGGACCGCCCGCTCGTGCCCGAAGAGATCGGGCAGCGATTCGAAGTCTCCCGAACCGTGGTGCGCGAGTCCCTGCGCGTCCTCGAAGCCAAGGGCCTGGTCAGTGCCCGCCCCAATGTGGGGACCCGGGTGCGCCCGGTCAGTGACTGGAACCTGCTCGACCCCGACATCATCGAATGGCGCGCCTTCGGCCCTCAGCGCGACGACCAGCGCCGCGAGCTGGCGGAGCTGCGGCTGACGATCGAGCCGCTCGCCGCGCGGCTCGCTGCCGGTCATGGCCGGGAGGACGTGCAGCAGCGGCTCGGCGACATGGTCGAGATCATGGGGCACGCGCTGGCTCAGGGTGACGGAGTCACCTTCTCCCGTGCCGACGCCGAGTTCCACGCTCTGCTGATCCAGGCCGCGGGCAACCGCATGCTGGACCACCTCTCCGGCATCGTGTCCGCCGCTCTCCACGTCTCCGGCAGCCCGGTCACCGGGTGCGACAGGCCCAGCGAGGCTTCGGTGGGCCAGCACGCCAGGATCGCCGACGCCCTCGCAGCGGCCGACGAGGCCGGCGCGGAGTCGGCCATGCGCCAGCTCCTCGTCGTCGTCCACCCCGAGGTGGAGCGAGTGGTTCCGGCTCCGCGCGAGCACTGA
- a CDS encoding RNA polymerase sigma factor, whose product MSASTSRTLPPEIAESESVTALIERGKADGQIAGDDVRRAFEADQIPPTQWKNVLRSLNQILEEEGVTLMVSAAESPKRARKSVAAKSPVKRTATKTVAAKTTVTRTVAASAAPAVDSTDASGESGAVPAKKAVAKKAAVKKTAVKKTAAKKTAAKKSGKQDDDLLDGDEAVEDVKVGKGEDEESEGESKGFVLSDEDEDDAPAQQVAVAGATADPVKDYLKQIGKVPLLNAEQEVELAKRIEAGLFAEDKLANADKLAPKLKRELEIIAEDGRRAKNHLLEANLRLVVSLAKRYTGRGMLFLDLIQEGNLGLIRAVEKFDYTKGYKFSTYATWWIRQAITRAMADQARTIRIPVHMVEVINKLARVQRQMLQDLGREPTPEELAKELDMTPEKVIEVQKYGREPISLHTPLGEDGDSEFGDLIEDSEAVVPADAVSFTLLQEQLHSVLDTLSEREAGVVSMRFGLTDGQPKTLDEIGKVYGVTRERIRQIESKTMSKLRHPSRSQVLRDYLD is encoded by the coding sequence GTGTCGGCCAGCACATCCCGTACGCTCCCGCCGGAGATTGCCGAATCCGAGTCCGTCACGGCGCTCATCGAGCGGGGAAAGGCTGATGGGCAGATCGCCGGCGACGACGTGCGTCGGGCCTTCGAGGCTGACCAGATTCCGCCGACCCAGTGGAAGAACGTTCTGCGCAGCCTCAATCAGATCCTCGAGGAAGAGGGTGTGACGCTGATGGTCAGTGCCGCGGAGTCGCCGAAGCGCGCCCGCAAGAGCGTCGCAGCGAAGAGCCCGGTCAAGCGCACCGCCACCAAGACCGTCGCGGCGAAGACGACCGTGACGAGGACCGTCGCGGCGTCCGCCGCCCCGGCCGTCGACAGCACGGACGCGTCCGGTGAATCCGGCGCCGTTCCCGCGAAGAAGGCGGTGGCCAAGAAGGCTGCCGTGAAGAAGACCGCCGTGAAGAAGACGGCGGCCAAGAAGACCGCCGCCAAGAAGTCCGGCAAGCAGGACGACGACCTCCTCGACGGTGACGAGGCGGTCGAGGACGTCAAGGTCGGCAAGGGCGAGGACGAGGAGAGCGAGGGCGAGAGCAAGGGCTTCGTCCTCTCCGACGAGGACGAGGACGACGCGCCCGCGCAGCAGGTCGCCGTCGCCGGTGCCACCGCCGACCCGGTCAAGGACTACCTGAAGCAGATCGGCAAGGTCCCCCTCCTCAACGCCGAGCAGGAGGTGGAGCTCGCCAAGCGGATCGAGGCTGGTCTGTTCGCCGAGGACAAGCTGGCGAACGCCGACAAGCTCGCGCCGAAGCTCAAGCGCGAGCTGGAGATCATCGCCGAGGACGGCCGGCGGGCCAAGAACCACCTGCTGGAGGCCAACCTCCGTCTCGTGGTCTCGCTCGCCAAGCGTTACACCGGCCGCGGCATGCTCTTCCTGGACCTGATCCAGGAGGGCAACCTCGGTCTGATCCGCGCGGTCGAGAAGTTCGACTACACCAAGGGTTACAAGTTCTCCACGTACGCCACCTGGTGGATCCGTCAGGCGATCACCCGCGCCATGGCCGACCAGGCCCGCACCATCCGTATCCCGGTGCACATGGTCGAGGTCATCAACAAGCTGGCGCGTGTCCAGCGGCAGATGCTCCAGGACCTGGGCCGCGAGCCCACCCCGGAGGAGCTGGCCAAGGAACTCGACATGACCCCTGAGAAGGTCATCGAGGTCCAGAAGTACGGGCGCGAGCCGATCTCCCTCCACACCCCGCTGGGTGAGGACGGGGACAGCGAGTTCGGTGACCTCATCGAGGACTCCGAGGCGGTCGTCCCGGCCGACGCGGTGAGCTTCACCCTCCTCCAGGAGCAGCTGCACTCGGTGCTCGACACCCTCTCCGAGCGTGAGGCGGGCGTGGTCTCGATGCGCTTCGGTCTCACCGACGGCCAGCCGAAGACGCTGGACGAGATCGGCAAGGTCTACGGGGTGACGCGTGAGCGCATCCGGCAGATCGAGTCGAAGACCATGTCGAAGCTCCGCCACCCGTCGCGGTCGCAGGTCCTGCGCGACTACCTCGACTGA